A stretch of Brevundimonas naejangsanensis DNA encodes these proteins:
- the gltX gene encoding glutamate--tRNA ligase, whose protein sequence is MSVKVRFAPSPTGKLHVGNVRTALVNWLFAKGQGGSFVLRIDDTDLVRSTKESEDNIEIDLKWLGLTWDERYNQSKRFDRYEEAAAKLKAAGRLYPCYETADELDRRRKVQLSRGLPPVYDRAALSLTEAEKAALEAEGRRPHWRFKLEGKRVAWEDLARGHAEVDTASMSDPVLIREDGLFLYTLPSVVDDIDMEITHIIRGEDHVTNTGAQIEIFEALDAKVPGFAHMPLLVGADGSALSKRLGSLAIIDMRADGYEPIAITSHLGKIGTSDNLEVAASLEELGAGFAFSKMGRSPARYDTADLDRLNAQAVHAMDYAAAKPRLEALGADLGEEFWNTVKGNLNKFGDVVEMAKIVTGPVTPVIEDAAFAAAALELLPETIDGGAWSAWTSAVKDKTGAKGKALFMPLRLILTGQAHGPDMAAMTPLIGRDRIVRRLKGEAA, encoded by the coding sequence ATGTCCGTCAAGGTTCGTTTCGCCCCGTCGCCCACGGGTAAGCTGCACGTCGGCAATGTCCGCACCGCCCTGGTGAACTGGCTGTTCGCCAAGGGGCAGGGCGGCAGCTTCGTCCTGCGCATCGACGACACCGACCTGGTCCGCTCGACCAAGGAGTCGGAAGACAACATCGAGATCGACCTGAAGTGGCTCGGCCTGACCTGGGACGAGCGCTACAACCAATCCAAGCGGTTCGACCGCTATGAAGAGGCCGCCGCCAAGCTGAAGGCCGCGGGCCGGCTCTACCCCTGCTACGAAACCGCCGACGAACTCGACCGCCGCCGTAAGGTGCAGCTGTCGCGCGGCCTGCCGCCCGTCTATGACCGCGCCGCCCTGTCGCTGACCGAGGCCGAGAAGGCCGCCCTGGAGGCCGAGGGCCGCCGCCCGCACTGGCGCTTCAAGCTGGAAGGCAAGCGCGTCGCCTGGGAAGACCTGGCGCGCGGCCACGCCGAGGTGGACACCGCCTCCATGTCCGACCCGGTGCTGATCCGCGAGGACGGGCTGTTCCTCTACACCCTGCCGTCGGTCGTCGATGACATCGACATGGAGATCACCCACATCATCCGGGGCGAGGATCACGTCACCAACACCGGCGCCCAGATCGAGATCTTCGAGGCGCTGGACGCCAAGGTTCCGGGCTTCGCCCACATGCCGCTGCTGGTCGGCGCCGACGGTTCGGCCCTGTCCAAGCGCCTGGGTTCGCTGGCCATCATCGACATGCGCGCCGACGGCTATGAGCCGATCGCCATCACCAGCCACCTGGGCAAGATCGGCACCTCGGACAATCTGGAGGTGGCGGCGTCGCTGGAGGAACTGGGCGCCGGCTTCGCCTTCTCCAAGATGGGCCGTTCGCCCGCGCGCTATGACACGGCCGACCTGGATCGCCTGAACGCCCAGGCGGTGCACGCCATGGACTACGCCGCCGCCAAGCCGCGCCTGGAGGCCCTGGGGGCCGATCTGGGCGAGGAATTCTGGAACACGGTGAAGGGCAATCTCAACAAGTTCGGCGATGTCGTTGAAATGGCGAAGATCGTCACCGGCCCTGTAACCCCGGTGATCGAGGACGCCGCCTTCGCCGCCGCAGCCCTGGAGCTGCTGCCCGAGACCATCGACGGCGGCGCCTGGTCGGCGTGGACGTCGGCCGTGAAGGACAAGACCGGCGCCAAGGGCAAGGCGCTGTTCATGCCGCTGCGCCTGATCCTGACCGGCCAGGCGCACGGCCCGGACATGGCCGCCATGACGCCGCTGATCGGCCGCGACCGCATCGTGCGTCGTCTGAAGGGCGAGGCGGCGTAA
- a CDS encoding SDR family NAD(P)-dependent oxidoreductase, producing MQRLKHKVAVVTGAAMGLGHAIAARMAEEGASVALLDLLEDEARAAAVELASRGLECEGWACDVSSERSVEAAMAAAVARFGRLDILVNNAGVSGVDKPTHEVTEAEWDWVQAVNVKGVFFGVKHAVPHLRRAGGGSIINLSSIYGLIGGADVPPYHASKGAVRLMTKTDALLYASDRIRVNSIHPGFIWTPMVERHLARQADPEAAREAAAALHPLGHMGDPDDIAWGAVYLASDEAKFVTGSELVIDGGYTAR from the coding sequence ATGCAACGCCTGAAACACAAGGTCGCCGTCGTGACCGGAGCCGCCATGGGCCTGGGCCACGCGATCGCCGCGCGAATGGCCGAAGAGGGCGCATCGGTTGCGCTTCTCGACCTGCTCGAGGATGAGGCGCGCGCGGCCGCGGTCGAGTTGGCCAGCCGCGGCCTCGAGTGCGAAGGCTGGGCCTGCGACGTGTCCAGCGAGCGCTCGGTCGAGGCGGCCATGGCGGCTGCGGTCGCCCGCTTCGGGCGGCTCGACATTCTGGTGAACAATGCAGGCGTCTCGGGCGTCGACAAACCCACGCACGAGGTCACCGAAGCTGAGTGGGACTGGGTTCAGGCCGTCAACGTCAAGGGCGTCTTTTTCGGCGTCAAACACGCCGTGCCGCATCTGCGGCGGGCCGGCGGCGGGTCAATCATCAATCTGTCCTCGATATACGGGTTGATCGGAGGCGCGGACGTGCCGCCCTATCACGCGTCCAAGGGCGCCGTCCGGCTGATGACCAAGACCGACGCCCTGCTCTACGCGTCGGACCGCATCCGGGTGAACTCCATCCATCCCGGCTTCATCTGGACCCCCATGGTGGAGCGCCACCTGGCGCGCCAGGCCGATCCCGAAGCGGCGCGAGAAGCGGCGGCGGCGCTGCACCCGCTGGGCCATATGGGCGATCCAGACGACATCGCCTGGGGCGCGGTCTATCTCGCGTCCGACGAGGCGAAATTCGTCACGGGCTCCGAGCTCGTCATCGACGGCGGCTACACCGCCCGCTGA
- a CDS encoding CC_3452 family protein translates to MRALLVAAVLFAAAPALAEAPATSAVLADAAKAPSGRVIVDGATWRCEGDACTATGGSSQPATRACRRVVAKLGPVTSFSYKGQALSAEEIAACNAG, encoded by the coding sequence ATGCGTGCTCTTCTCGTCGCCGCCGTCCTGTTCGCGGCCGCTCCCGCCCTGGCCGAAGCCCCGGCCACCAGCGCCGTCCTGGCCGACGCCGCCAAGGCTCCGTCCGGCCGCGTCATCGTCGACGGCGCGACCTGGCGCTGCGAAGGCGACGCCTGCACCGCCACGGGCGGCTCCAGCCAGCCCGCGACCCGCGCCTGCCGCCGCGTCGTCGCCAAGCTGGGTCCGGTGACCAGCTTCTCCTACAAGGGCCAGGCCCTGAGCGCGGAAGAGATCGCCGCCTGCAACGCAGGCTGA
- the dksA gene encoding RNA polymerase-binding protein DksA, giving the protein MNALASVVQGEPVPYRPTDDEPFMNERQLAYFKAKLLAWKDDILRESKGTVTNLKAETENHPDLVDRASSESDRALELRTRDRQRKLISKIDEALRRIEDGSYGYCEDTGEPIGLGRLEARPTATLSVEAQERHERRERVHRDD; this is encoded by the coding sequence ATGAACGCATTAGCGTCTGTGGTTCAGGGGGAGCCGGTTCCGTACCGGCCGACTGACGACGAACCGTTCATGAACGAACGGCAGCTCGCCTATTTCAAGGCCAAGCTCCTGGCGTGGAAGGACGACATCCTCCGCGAATCCAAAGGGACGGTCACCAACCTCAAGGCCGAAACGGAAAATCATCCGGATCTAGTGGACCGCGCCTCGTCGGAATCCGACCGGGCCCTGGAGCTTCGCACCCGCGATCGCCAGCGCAAGCTGATCTCCAAGATCGACGAGGCCCTGCGCCGGATCGAGGACGGCTCCTACGGTTATTGCGAGGATACGGGCGAACCGATCGGCCTGGGCCGTCTGGAAGCCCGTCCGACCGCGACCCTGTCGGTCGAGGCGCAAGAGCGTCACGAACGCCGCGAACGGGTCCACCGCGACGACTGA
- a CDS encoding TIGR00730 family Rossman fold protein: MSLPSVNIAPFEGRSVCLFCGSSDGTDPRYIQAAAEFGQAVAEAGWRFVYGGGGVGLMGASARAAHAAGGRVVGIMPAFLRSRERLFDDVETIVVTSMHERKQLMYDESDVFVVAPGGVGTLEEVVELLSWKRLDLHAKPVIFLNLDGFWDGFFTLIEHTVDKGMTPADFLDAYVSVDSVEGAIAAMKSAQETPHLKHDRR; the protein is encoded by the coding sequence ATGTCCCTGCCCTCCGTCAACATCGCCCCTTTCGAAGGCCGATCCGTCTGCCTGTTCTGCGGTTCGTCCGACGGCACGGACCCCCGCTACATCCAGGCGGCGGCGGAGTTCGGCCAGGCCGTGGCCGAGGCGGGATGGCGATTCGTCTATGGCGGCGGCGGGGTCGGCCTGATGGGCGCCTCGGCCCGGGCGGCCCATGCGGCGGGCGGCCGTGTCGTCGGCATCATGCCCGCCTTCCTGCGCAGCCGTGAACGCCTGTTCGACGACGTGGAGACCATCGTCGTCACCTCCATGCACGAGCGCAAACAGCTCATGTACGACGAATCCGACGTCTTCGTCGTCGCGCCCGGCGGCGTCGGCACCCTGGAGGAAGTGGTGGAGCTGCTGTCCTGGAAACGCCTCGACCTGCACGCCAAACCGGTCATCTTCTTGAATCTGGACGGCTTCTGGGACGGCTTCTTCACCCTGATCGAACACACGGTCGACAAGGGGATGACGCCCGCCGATTTCCTGGACGCCTATGTCAGCGTCGATTCCGTCGAGGGGGCCATCGCGGCCATGAAATCGGCGCAGGAGACGCCTCACTTGAAACATGATCGCCGGTAA
- a CDS encoding flagellar assembly protein FliX, whose translation MKVTGPAGAASTPASRPAARAAGGFALPSAGAASGAGHAGATSSASGVSSAAALMALQGVEDPTERRRRAIRRGSGLLDRLDELKLALLGGQDGAAALERLARNLREERPEDAEPGLKSVLDQIDLRAAVELAKAEAGRVRA comes from the coding sequence ATGAAGGTCACGGGACCAGCGGGCGCCGCTTCCACGCCGGCATCACGGCCTGCGGCGCGCGCTGCGGGCGGCTTCGCCCTGCCGAGCGCCGGCGCCGCGAGCGGCGCGGGCCACGCCGGCGCGACCTCTTCCGCCTCGGGCGTGAGCAGCGCGGCGGCCCTGATGGCGCTTCAGGGCGTCGAGGATCCGACAGAGCGCCGTCGTCGCGCGATTCGTCGGGGTTCGGGGCTGCTGGATCGGCTGGACGAGCTGAAGCTGGCTCTGCTGGGCGGTCAGGACGGGGCCGCGGCGCTCGAGCGTCTGGCGCGCAATCTGCGCGAGGAACGGCCTGAGGATGCCGAACCAGGCCTGAAAAGCGTGCTGGACCAGATCGACCTGCGGGCGGCGGTGGAGCTGGCCAAGGCCGAGGCGGGCAGGGTGAGGGCCTGA